ccagcctccaccacacgcaACACAACATGGACAACAGCTGATACTTCAGCCACCCTCAATGTAAAACTTTAATCACAGATACCCCACCGATCATAAATATAAACCtaatataataatactaatactactgctaataataataataatgaacagtACTGTTACCTTAGTCTATATGTTGCGGGGGGGTTAATAAGTATCTGAGTATATGTTCACCTAATATCCCCCCATTTTATAGAACGGTTAATCATTCATGGAATGCGAGTctgtatttacctgaatttaccagcGGCCCATTAACACTAGTGGTCTCGACAAGGACAGGTATTCGGCGGCTTGTCAAATATCCCCCTGTTTACCCCTAATGATTTTTAAAGCTGGTTTTTACAATTTAACAGAGTTCTGGCATTTACGTCCTCGGCAGGTAGGCGGTTCAATGGGTTTATAACCTTGTGGGTGAAAGAGCCTCTCCTGTTTTCAGTGTTTTCAGCAACTATTATAGTTTATATGCACTTGCACATCTTGGGAAGAATAAGAATATCTTATAATATCCGTTAGCAAATTAAATTGTTACAAAACTCCAGGAATTTCATGTAATCTGGTTTAATCATTTATAACTATGGGTGGTACAGTGGTTTTACACAGTActgctcacccaccaccacatgtACCCATTAGCAATAAATTGTATCTTCTTCTATCTGAATAgatacaataaataaataaattcactaATATTGTGCTGATGCATATAAGTGTCCCAACAGTGTTCATATAGTTTTCAACTGCATGGAGTGCACAGTGTTGAATGATTCATTACCTATTATAAGTAACGATGCCCGAGCCTAATTGCGGCAACTACAATGAATCATTGTCTTGTAGACGCCTTGTGCTAGCCAAACATATTAAAAACAATCCAGTTATCAGTTCTAAAAATTCTTAATACAGGTACTTTCTGCTCTTTTGATAAATCGGTGACTCTTCAGTCATGGTTTCCTGGAGTACTATATTGTGGGTTAATTTTATACCAATAGAGCTTGAAACACCCATGTCTTGATCATTTTCTTATTTGTTATATGCATCTTTAGCTGCCTTGTCTTTATCATGTTGTGAAACGGCATCATAATATACATGAGATTTTGAAACTCTTCTTGTCCAtcaattattttatttataactgATGTTAAGAATCTATAAGTATCTTAACTTATAAGTTAAGTATTTTCCTTGTATCTATATTTGTAAGTGGAGTTTTCAGGTGTCTGAAAGGCTGACTTGTGTCACAGAAAATTACTCTACCTGTATTTTTCAGTGTTAGTGGCTGTTGCAGCCGACTCTTTGTACGTGGAGCTATATCAATTGTTCAGTCTTCACTAGTAGTCTGTGAACAACTGTTGTTTCTGTTGAAGTGTGACCTGTTGACAGTTAAACAAATCCAACGGTGTAATCAAGGTGTTCATGCAGTCTTAGATGATTTATAAAATGAATTAAGTGTCAAGTGTTGTTGCTTAAAGTAAAACTATTTGCTTTACTCCTTTTGGTAGTGGATATCTGACACTTGTTTTATGCCCCATTTTGGCTTTTGTTTTATAGtccaaaattaatatatattagaCAACAACAATTTGGATTTTATTTCATTTGTTATTTCGATGCATTTATCATTTCCATTACTTATCTTTTTATGTCTTTGTTAATTAGTTTTACACACGGGAAGTAATGTCAGAATCTTCCAAACTATCACAAGGCATGAAGAGGAAACCAGGAGCTTGCAAGCCAAAGTTTATTTGTACTAACTCACAAGGCGAGCAGTAAGCTGAGGTAAGCTGACTACAACACAAGTGACTGGTGGAAGGCGCAGGCTCCAGCTCATGCTTAAAGCTTCTGCGCCTTCCCTggactcacgcacgcacgcacacgtcctcataatacacacacactcgcataCACTGCGTAGAAGAGTATAGTCAAGGGGAAAAGTTGGGTGCAGACTCGGGGAAAGTAACTTAAGGTATAAATAAGATGGTAGATAAGATAACAAGAGTGAAAGTTATACAGTTGATAGAAAGAAAGAGTTGCTTTAAGCAAAGAGTTTATAAGATCAAGCTGTTGGAGTTGTACACAAGAGACAGGTCTCTGATAGTTAAGCATGAAGATTTATAGAAGATGAGAAGTGTTGAGAATCAATAAGAACTATGTAACAAGGTATGACTTAGATATATTTAACGATCGTAGGAATAATTGAGTTTTTAACTTAACAAAACCAGTCCTCCTCAAACAATGCAAATAATCGGTAATCAGTGAATTTATAGAACTCAACAGTGAATGTAGAGCTTATTCATTCATGACGTCatatttatatacaatatttaCATCAGGCAGGACTGAATAGGACTGGTGACTTCCTTATCCAAACTAGCCTAAATTATTGTCCAAAATCTGTTGATAACCCTGCATGCTTGGAGCTACTACGAGGAAGAGAGAAACTAAATGTAAAGAAACCATTTGTAATGGAGATGAAATgaatgtttctggagagtttcgTAGAGTAAGACTGTGTGAGAAGTAGTGTGAAATGTAGAGCTACCAAGACATCGCTCTTCAAAATATTTCCATACAGGCTACATCACCACGTAGGTTAAAAACAAAgagattgaggaaagacaagGGTATAGAGGCTCGGCATGAGGAGCTGTTGACTTCCATGTCGTGAAGGTCAGTAGACTGTGGTTGTTGGTGCTGGCAGCGGGGGGTTGGGTGGTAGGTAGAGAGGTTCCATCTTCCGAAGAGTCTTGCTTAGGGCTTAGGTGGTGGGTGGACTGGGATCACCACCTGGATGTTGGTCTGCTCCTCCACGGTGTTGGCCTGCAAGGTTACcatacacacacttcacttttctATGCTGCTAAATGTGATCTTTAACACGCTTTACAATGTATATTAATAACATTTTGCATCTCTATATGTATGCACAAACACAGTTATTAGCTGATGTGTTAATGTTTTTTTATGGCTACAAGTCTGTGTTCCAACGTGTAGTGTGGACTGACTCAAGCCTCCAGAAATGGCATACCTATAATGACTACATTTTTACCACAGAGCAAAGCTTAAATCTTTGTTTCACGGTATATTTGTAAAGCATTCACATTTGTCACGTTTGATAATTTCGCTTTTGAAGTGACAATTCACTTCCCCACTCTACTATATGGTATGTGAAATTACCGATCATTACCCTGCAAGTAGCACAACAAATTAAGTTAAAAATATATCATATGATATTGACAGTACCTGGAAGCCGTTGATGGGGTCGGCGGTGTAGGAGGTGGTGTAGCGGATGCCGTTGGGGGCCACGAAGGAGTAGACGCCCTGTACCACGCCGTTGGCGTCCTGGCTCTCCTGGCGGGACTGGTAGTTGGTGAACTCGTCGTCAGCAACGTTGAGGCTGAACTCGTATGGCTCGGGGGtgtcctgagggggggggggaagacaacgTCACTTGCAGACTCTAAATTCAGAGATCACACGCACGTCTACCAGATAGATAtcaagtttatctttatgtaaatCATCAGTATTACATTCATGACTTAAATCTTACACCATGTTTATTGTCATTAGACCAGAATAATATAACAGTGGATGTAACTGCATCATTACAGAAAACTTACAATTTCTTCTTGTTTCTGGAATTGCTGCGGGGCACAGAGGGCCACGCCCACCAAACACATCAGCACGATGACCTGCAACATACCAGGAGAAGGTCAGGATGAGAACTACTCTACCTGGCGCTCAGGGTCATCTGTTCAATAAACAACATCGTTCTGGAAATCGTTCAATTCAAAAGGTGGAAACTTCGGCACGCGATGCCTGAAAAATGAGAGAGGCTTCCCCCCGGATGATTTAATTTGTCTCTCGTCTCGGAACGCGAGACCTCGTCTAAAATTATTAAAATGATAAGATAATTTTATCATTTCAATTTTAAGAGATGAAGCACGATCAGACGAGGGTTGACACATCTCTCTTCCTGATACACACGAAAAcacaggagggtagaaatagcctaagctactctatctcttTTGAGAtgcattttattgtctcaataaacgtacttgaagagAACAAAACACGCCTAGAACTACaagtttgacaaatctctcaccctgtccgtggaggacagaagaaaatgtatatatatgttggttagcattgtaaatgtgtgacccacgtctgtggtagaaaataataataaactaaaCATGGCCATGCGAACAAGATGGTCATTCAGATGTATGCGAAGCTTGTCGTGAAACCAgtatatttattaatattttgattaGGTTTGTGGCGGCTAATgctattataaaagaaatattgcaggatagTGACacagaagggtgatgtggcagagACAGGCAGTATAACAGTGATGCTAGCGACTGGTAGTGACACCTAGTAGTGACTGGTGACAGTCGCCGGGGATACAGTGGAAACAGTACGAAAATTAATGAATTCCGTAAAAACCATATTGGACGGCAACGACTGACCGCCGGGACGGGCCGGACAGTGACACTTGACGGTAGCACAGCGACAGTGACGGACAATAATCACAGGGATAGAAAGTGCAGTCTGACGAGGATAAAATATTTACGGCGCCAATGCTTCCAAGTCTTATATGAATCATTAAGTGACAATAACTTTCACCAGCACAACTGTAAAGAAAACGGTGAAGCCGTGCCCAGCGCATTAACTCTACCAGTCCTGCACTAAGTTAAATAATATCTATATTGCCGGTACTTCATGTTGAGGCTATTCAGAGAATAAAACTATAAAGTGTGTGACATACACAATGAGTGACTAATGGAAATTGACATAGAAAGGACTTACCTTCATTTTGTCTTGTGCGATTTGGGTTGACTATTGCACTCGAGGAAGGCTGGAGCACCACTGATGATCCAAGATGGGCACCGACGCCTTATATACTGGTGACGGCAGCTAGTTTTTTTTCCAACTTGGTGGTGACCTGGTCCAGGCCCTGGACACCCTCACCCCATCAACCCAttctccttcccctccctctctcctcataTCTCCTTGATAGCTATTCTCCGTTGGAGGGGAAAAAAGCCAAACAGAAAATTCCGGTTTGTGAGGGTAATTCGTGTGCCAAAAGTGTAATTCGCTGCTTCAAAGTGGTTGTTCCAGTGGCATGGTGCCTGATACCCCTGGGATgttttggtgatggtgtttgtgAGAATGTTGGCCCTAAGGGTTCATGAGTCAATGGAAGGCTAGATGTGGGAGGTCAGTGACATTATTGTTATATCCACCGACTTTCATTAGATATTATAAACAGCATAGTGTTTATATACGAGGTATACGGCCAGGTGGGTGGAACAGTTAGTAGACCGAGTAGTTTGTGGTCtacactcacctgtgtgtgtgttttggggcaTTAGCTCCTGGGTCCCGTCTTTAGAACTCTTGAAATCATTTACATCATGGAGTATGGGGTTAGCTCTCAACTTTCCCTATTATCTCATTCCATTTGCTCCCTATTCTTACACTGAAGAAGTGCCTCGTTACTCCATCATGGCTCCTTACACCCCATGACCTCTCGTCTCATCCTGGTATGCATTTCGAAATCTCATTTCGATTTCTTCTACTTTGCCAATGCCTCTAAGAATCTCATATATATTGTAAGGATTTGCGTCTGACCTTATTCTTTTCCAGCGTGTGATGCCGGGTTCCCTCAGTCTTTTCTCATAGCTCTGTCCTCCTTGACCAGGGACCAGTCTCGCAGTAAACCTCTGGTTTGTCTTTAGAAACCCTTTGTGCCTCTTTTGGTGTAGATCCCACACTGGGGTTAGAGTATTGTACTTCTCTAACACAAGTAGTGTACAATGTCATGAAAACTTTCTTGTCCAGGTTCCTGGAGGGCCACTGATACCCTATGGAACTCCGCTTGTTGCTCTCCTTTATTGTGATTTCTCCAATCTCGCTACTAATCTTTGCTTTCTGTTGGATAGGCGTTTCACCCACACAGTTCAACACTCTTCCAGTTACTTCAGTTTGCTTGCCACGTTTGTGTGAGCCTGTTGTGTGACAGTGTTGAAGGCTCTCTGGCCACCAAGGAAGATGCAGTCAgcccatccttctctctctcctgtgtGGTTTATAAGTCGAGTGGTTGATGGATCTAGCAGGTAGTAAGCCGTGTGGTTGATGAAGCAAGCATTCAGCAGTTGGCGTTGTTGATGGGTCTGACTGCTAGCAGGTAGTTTAGTTGATGTGTACAGTGGATGGTAGTCTGTAATTGATATATTCGGTGGTTGGCAGCCTGTGTGGTTAGTGGATTCAGTGACTGGCAACCGGTTTGTTTGGTGGATCCAGTGGATGGGGTTGACTGTAGTTGATGGGTCTAGTGGATGTAGGTAAATGCGGTTGATGGGTCCAGAATATGGCAGCCTGTATGGTTGATGGGTCTGGCGCAGGGTGCCAAACGTTGTTGCCAAAGCGACCCGGGATTGAtgtggatttatttatttatttatttatttatatatatacaagaaggtacattgggtttgtgagaatacattggatagtacagtatatacattcttgtaaagccactagtacgcgcagcgtttcgggcaggtccttaatctagcagataattttaagtaggtaatttcaatcagaattgataaatgataaagatacattacaagagaaaaatgagatgagagagataagtaggtatattaaagcatattgttatattaaagctctgattgattacattgacagcttgattagtaatttaaacaaggttaatagacaacatacagcagattga
This DNA window, taken from Procambarus clarkii isolate CNS0578487 chromosome 7, FALCON_Pclarkii_2.0, whole genome shotgun sequence, encodes the following:
- the LOC123761318 gene encoding larval cuticle protein A2B, coding for MKVIVLMCLVGVALCAPQQFQKQEEIDTPEPYEFSLNVADDEFTNYQSRQESQDANGVVQGVYSFVAPNGIRYTTSYTADPINGFQANTVEEQTNIQVVIPVHPPPKP